A genomic segment from Rahnella aceris encodes:
- a CDS encoding Bcr/CflA family multidrug efflux MFS transporter — MQEKPVSHVGLIFILGLISMLMPLAIDMYLPSMPVIAQEYGVPAGSVQMTLSAYVLGFAIGQLFYGPMADSLGRKPVIFWGVMIFAVAAGACALAQSVEQLVWMRFLHGLAAAAASVVINALMRDMFTKDEFSRMMSFVVLVMTVAPLLAPMLGGLLMAIFSWHAIFWAMAIAALIAATLVGVYIKETLPKERRQKFHLRTSVGNFASLFRHKRVLSYMLASGFSFAGMFSFLSAGPFVYIELNGVSPQNFGFYFALNIVALVILTLINSRNVRRTGAVKMFRFGLFVQLTMGMWLVIVCTFGLPFWAMVIGVAGYVGVIAMVTSNAMAVIMDDFPHMAGTAASLAGTIRFGTGAAIGSVLSLFTAKSAWPMVGSMAFCILAATLLYLYASRPVKVSAETA, encoded by the coding sequence GTGCAAGAAAAACCGGTCTCCCACGTCGGACTGATTTTCATCCTGGGATTGATATCGATGCTGATGCCTCTGGCCATCGATATGTATCTGCCAAGTATGCCCGTGATCGCACAGGAATATGGCGTTCCGGCGGGCAGCGTGCAAATGACGCTCAGCGCTTACGTGCTGGGTTTTGCAATAGGGCAGCTGTTTTACGGACCGATGGCGGACAGCCTCGGGCGTAAGCCGGTTATCTTCTGGGGCGTGATGATCTTTGCCGTCGCGGCCGGTGCCTGTGCGCTGGCGCAGTCGGTCGAGCAACTGGTCTGGATGCGTTTCCTGCACGGTCTGGCAGCCGCTGCCGCAAGTGTGGTCATCAACGCGCTGATGCGCGATATGTTCACCAAAGATGAATTCTCGCGAATGATGTCTTTTGTGGTGCTGGTGATGACGGTTGCGCCGCTGCTGGCACCGATGCTCGGTGGTTTGCTGATGGCCATATTCAGCTGGCACGCGATTTTCTGGGCAATGGCCATCGCAGCGCTGATTGCCGCGACGCTGGTGGGCGTCTATATCAAAGAGACACTGCCCAAGGAACGACGGCAGAAATTTCATCTGCGTACCAGCGTCGGTAACTTTGCGTCCCTGTTCCGTCACAAACGTGTGCTTAGTTATATGCTGGCGAGTGGTTTCTCATTTGCCGGGATGTTCTCTTTCCTCAGCGCCGGTCCGTTTGTTTACATCGAACTTAATGGCGTTTCGCCGCAGAACTTCGGCTTTTACTTTGCGCTGAACATCGTCGCACTGGTCATTCTGACACTCATCAACAGCCGTAACGTGCGCCGTACGGGCGCGGTGAAAATGTTCCGCTTCGGGTTGTTTGTGCAACTGACGATGGGGATGTGGCTGGTGATTGTGTGTACCTTCGGATTGCCATTCTGGGCGATGGTGATCGGTGTGGCGGGGTATGTCGGTGTGATTGCGATGGTGACGTCTAACGCCATGGCCGTCATTATGGATGACTTCCCGCACATGGCCGGTACAGCCGCTTCACTGGCTGGCACGATTCGTTTCGGAACCGGTGCGGCGATTGGTTCTGTGCTGTCACTGTTTACGGCGAAAAGCGCCTGGCCGATGGTCGGTTCAATGGCGTTTTGCATACTGGCGGCGACGCTTTTGTATCTCTACGCCAGCCGTCCGGTGAAAGTGTCTGCGGAAACGGCATAA
- a CDS encoding MFS transporter, whose amino-acid sequence MDNKIPKARWLRVITPILIACIISFMDRVNISFAMPGGMDAELGITASMAGLAAGIFFIGYLFLQVPGGSLAVHGSGRKFIACSLIAWAVISILTGFITNQYQLLFLRFALGVAEGGMLPVVLTMVSNWFPDKERGRANAYVLMFAPLGGMITAPLSGLILDTLDWRWLFIIEGALSFVVMIFWWFTISDRPEEAKWLSERERDYLVTELNREREALKALAPVNNAPLKEVFRNKSIVKLIIINFFYQTGIYGYTLWLPTILKNLTGGDMSSVGMLAIIPYVGTMLGILAMSVLSDKTGKRRMFIALPLCGFAACLAASVAFGHNIMAAYGFLVGAGFFLQAATSAFWTIPGKVTTPEVAGSARGVINGLGNLGGFCGPYLVGVLVSLYGQSTAIYALVASLLIAAAVTTLLPKECDMALVPGAKAKAMADEYARAKAARRVQGVKAEVI is encoded by the coding sequence ATGGATAATAAGATTCCTAAGGCTCGCTGGCTTCGAGTAATAACGCCAATCCTTATCGCTTGCATTATTTCCTTCATGGACAGGGTCAATATTAGTTTCGCCATGCCCGGCGGGATGGACGCGGAATTAGGGATTACCGCTTCAATGGCCGGTCTGGCCGCCGGTATCTTCTTTATCGGCTATTTATTCCTGCAGGTGCCGGGCGGCAGCCTGGCGGTACACGGCAGCGGACGGAAATTCATTGCCTGCTCATTGATTGCCTGGGCGGTGATCTCCATCCTGACCGGCTTTATCACCAATCAGTATCAGCTGTTGTTCCTGCGCTTTGCGCTGGGTGTGGCAGAAGGCGGGATGCTGCCGGTGGTGCTGACGATGGTCAGCAACTGGTTCCCTGATAAAGAACGTGGCCGCGCCAATGCTTACGTGCTGATGTTCGCGCCGCTCGGCGGGATGATCACCGCGCCGTTGTCCGGCTTGATTCTTGATACGCTCGACTGGCGCTGGTTGTTCATCATCGAAGGGGCATTATCTTTCGTGGTGATGATTTTCTGGTGGTTCACCATCAGCGACCGTCCGGAAGAAGCGAAATGGCTGTCAGAGCGTGAACGCGACTATCTGGTGACGGAACTGAACCGCGAACGCGAAGCCCTGAAAGCCCTGGCGCCGGTAAACAATGCGCCGCTGAAAGAGGTGTTCCGTAACAAGTCTATCGTCAAACTGATCATCATTAACTTCTTCTATCAGACCGGGATTTACGGCTATACCTTGTGGCTGCCGACCATCCTGAAAAACCTGACCGGCGGTGACATGAGTTCGGTGGGTATGCTGGCGATTATCCCTTACGTCGGCACCATGCTGGGGATCCTGGCGATGTCGGTGCTGTCGGATAAAACCGGTAAGCGTCGTATGTTTATCGCCCTGCCGCTGTGTGGTTTCGCAGCTTGTCTGGCGGCCTCTGTCGCATTTGGCCATAACATCATGGCGGCCTACGGTTTCCTGGTCGGTGCCGGTTTCTTCCTGCAAGCCGCCACCAGCGCCTTCTGGACCATTCCGGGTAAAGTCACCACGCCGGAAGTGGCAGGCAGCGCACGGGGTGTGATCAACGGTCTGGGGAATCTGGGCGGTTTCTGCGGTCCGTATCTGGTCGGCGTGCTGGTCAGTCTCTACGGCCAGAGCACCGCGATTTATGCCCTGGTGGCCTCATTACTGATTGCCGCGGCAGTCACCACGTTGCTGCCAAAAGAGTGCGATATGGCGCTGGTACCGGGGGCGAAGGCCAAAGCCATGGCCGACGAATATGCCCGTGCCAAAGCGGCGCGCCGGGTTCAGGGAGTGAAAGCGGAAGTGATTTAA
- a CDS encoding LacI family DNA-binding transcriptional regulator: MRNQRVTLQDIAQLADVTKMTVSRFLRTPEKVSPETRERITKVMEEVGYPLEEARGPAKAPRIGILVPSFNNQIFSDLLAGIESVTSAQGFQTLVVNYDYSKEREEEHIINLLGYQLAGLILTDSVHTLKADKYLNAAEIPVAQVMDLDDPHGRIAVGFDNQQAGYDMANTLLASGKEHVVYFGSMSDARDQKRYQGYSRAMDERGLTPVHITPNKVSSVSIGAGMLAMARQLYPQTNAILCTNDDIAVGVLQECIKQGIRVPQDMAISGFHGLDIGLATTPLLASVITPRFEMGKVVAEILLKKIRNLPTIERVDLHYRISLGGTI; encoded by the coding sequence ATGAGAAACCAGCGCGTGACACTACAGGACATCGCCCAACTGGCGGATGTCACGAAGATGACGGTGAGCCGTTTTCTGCGCACGCCGGAAAAGGTGTCTCCTGAAACCCGCGAACGCATCACGAAGGTGATGGAAGAAGTGGGATATCCGCTGGAAGAAGCCCGCGGACCGGCCAAAGCGCCGCGTATCGGCATTTTAGTGCCGTCATTTAACAACCAGATTTTCTCCGACTTACTGGCGGGCATTGAGTCGGTCACTTCCGCGCAGGGCTTTCAGACGCTGGTCGTCAATTACGATTACAGCAAAGAGCGCGAGGAAGAACACATCATTAATCTGCTCGGTTATCAGCTTGCCGGACTGATCCTCACGGATTCCGTGCATACCCTGAAAGCCGATAAGTATCTGAATGCCGCAGAAATTCCTGTTGCGCAGGTGATGGATCTCGACGATCCGCACGGGCGGATTGCCGTCGGTTTTGATAACCAGCAGGCCGGTTACGATATGGCGAATACGTTGCTCGCCAGCGGCAAAGAACATGTGGTGTATTTCGGTTCGATGTCGGATGCCCGCGACCAGAAGCGTTATCAGGGTTACAGCCGCGCAATGGATGAACGCGGGCTGACGCCGGTGCATATCACGCCTAATAAAGTGTCGTCGGTATCTATCGGTGCGGGCATGCTGGCCATGGCGCGTCAGTTATATCCGCAGACCAACGCTATTTTGTGTACCAATGACGATATTGCCGTCGGCGTGTTACAAGAATGTATCAAACAGGGGATCCGCGTCCCGCAGGATATGGCAATTTCCGGTTTCCACGGGCTGGATATCGGCCTCGCCACTACACCATTATTAGCCAGCGTGATCACCCCGCGCTTTGAGATGGGGAAAGTGGTGGCAGAGATATTGCTCAAAAAAATCAGGAACCTGCCGACGATCGAAAGGGTGGATTTGCATTACCGTATTTCCCTCGGCGGCACCATTTAA
- the idnO gene encoding gluconate 5-dehydrogenase — protein MTNLFSLDNKKILITGSTRGLGFLLAKGLAQHGAEIIVNGTQQESTQKAAEALRAEGFIAHAVSFDVTSSQAVNQAIDHIESTIGPIDVLVNNAGIQRRHKFTEFPEKDWDDVIAVNQKSVFLVSQAVARYMIQRERGKIINIGSMQSELGRDTITPYAASKGAVKMLTRGMCVELARYNIQVNGIAPGYFKTDMTQALVDNKEFSEWLCKRTPAARWGNPEELVGGAVYLSSRASDFVNGHLLFIDGGMLAAV, from the coding sequence ATGACAAATCTCTTCTCACTGGACAATAAAAAGATTCTGATTACCGGCTCGACGCGCGGTCTGGGTTTCCTGCTGGCGAAAGGGCTGGCGCAGCATGGCGCGGAAATTATCGTTAACGGTACACAACAGGAATCCACGCAAAAAGCGGCCGAAGCCCTGCGTGCTGAAGGCTTTATCGCCCATGCCGTCTCATTTGATGTCACCAGCAGTCAGGCGGTGAATCAGGCGATTGATCATATCGAAAGCACCATCGGGCCGATTGATGTGCTGGTGAATAACGCCGGTATTCAGCGCCGCCATAAATTCACCGAGTTTCCGGAAAAAGACTGGGACGACGTGATTGCCGTAAACCAGAAATCTGTGTTCCTGGTATCGCAGGCGGTGGCGCGTTACATGATCCAACGCGAGCGCGGCAAAATCATTAATATCGGTTCGATGCAAAGCGAGCTGGGTCGCGACACCATCACGCCATACGCCGCTTCAAAGGGCGCGGTAAAAATGCTGACCCGTGGCATGTGCGTTGAACTGGCACGCTACAATATTCAGGTGAACGGCATCGCGCCGGGCTATTTCAAAACTGACATGACCCAGGCGCTGGTCGATAACAAAGAGTTCTCCGAATGGCTGTGTAAACGCACGCCGGCTGCACGCTGGGGCAATCCTGAAGAGCTGGTGGGCGGCGCGGTTTATCTGTCCTCTAGGGCCTCAGATTTCGTGAATGGTCATTTACTCTTTATTGATGGCGGCATGCTGGCTGCAGTATAG
- a CDS encoding SDR family oxidoreductase yields MNKIALITGGGSGIGLSAAKALEAIGFKVILAGRNKAKLDQAVALFTPGQAVARQLDVTSPQSVAALFQDIQETCGRLDLLFNNAGNNVKDVPIEQLPVEDWLSVINTNLTGAFLCTQAAVKLMKQQTPQGGRIINNGSISAQSPRPNSAPYTASKHAITGLTKSTALDGRAFNIACGQIDVGNAATDMGNKALAGRMQADGHIAEEPVIPVERVGEAVAFMAGLPLDTNVLTMTVMASAMPLVGRG; encoded by the coding sequence ATGAACAAAATCGCATTAATCACTGGCGGGGGCAGCGGTATCGGCCTGAGCGCCGCGAAAGCGCTGGAAGCGATCGGATTTAAAGTGATTCTGGCCGGGCGTAATAAGGCAAAACTCGACCAGGCGGTCGCGTTGTTTACACCGGGGCAGGCGGTGGCACGTCAGCTGGATGTGACCAGCCCGCAATCGGTGGCCGCGCTGTTTCAGGATATTCAGGAAACCTGCGGGAGGCTGGATTTGCTGTTCAATAACGCCGGTAATAACGTGAAGGATGTGCCGATCGAACAACTGCCGGTGGAAGACTGGCTGTCGGTGATCAATACCAATCTCACCGGCGCTTTTTTGTGTACGCAGGCGGCGGTAAAACTGATGAAACAACAAACGCCGCAAGGCGGACGTATCATCAACAACGGTTCGATTTCGGCGCAGTCGCCGCGCCCGAATTCTGCGCCGTACACCGCCAGCAAGCACGCGATTACCGGACTGACCAAATCCACCGCGCTCGATGGTCGCGCGTTCAACATTGCCTGCGGGCAAATCGATGTCGGCAATGCGGCGACGGATATGGGCAATAAAGCGCTGGCAGGCAGAATGCAGGCGGACGGACATATCGCTGAGGAACCGGTGATCCCGGTGGAGCGCGTCGGTGAGGCGGTGGCGTTTATGGCCGGTTTACCGCTCGACACTAACGTGCTGACCATGACCGTAATGGCCAGCGCCATGCCGCTGGTCGGGCGCGGTTAG
- a CDS encoding cytochrome c, with product MKKLLTACLLSASLSGFAFAADNQAELIRQGQEVATAADCQACHTAPEGGKAFAGGYEIHSPMGTIYTTNITPSKQFGIGNYTEAQFTRAVREGVRPDGANLYPAMPYTSYSHMSDADMHALYVYFKEGVKPVEQPNVETALPFPFNMRIAMAGWNMMYLDSTPFKPDPSKSEQWNRGAYLVNGAGHCDTCHTPRNLMMGSVTDKPLAGGMVGPWYAPNISSDPVSGIGNWSQPQLVEYLKTGRTAGKNQAAGGMAEAVQNSLQYMSDSDLNAIAFYLKNSTPVRDPRDTQAADTFGKPVNVEEGLRGAHPFNANKTIDNGAALFSGYCASCHQPDGSGSENQAYPSLFNNTATGMGNASNLISAILYGVDRQVGDHHVLMPKFGVGSYVGQLDDQQIADISNYVLKNYGNATIQVSAHDVAVLRAGGPVTLLAKLQPFMAPAMVAGVIVLLVLIFWLGRKRKTKAA from the coding sequence ATGAAGAAACTTCTCACCGCCTGCCTGCTGAGCGCATCGCTAAGCGGATTCGCCTTCGCTGCGGACAATCAGGCTGAACTGATCCGTCAGGGGCAAGAAGTGGCGACAGCCGCCGACTGTCAGGCCTGCCATACTGCCCCGGAAGGCGGTAAAGCGTTTGCCGGTGGCTATGAAATCCATTCACCAATGGGCACGATTTACACCACCAACATCACACCGTCGAAACAGTTCGGTATCGGTAATTACACCGAAGCACAGTTCACCCGCGCGGTGCGGGAAGGTGTTCGCCCTGACGGTGCCAATCTGTATCCGGCCATGCCTTACACTTCCTACAGTCATATGAGCGATGCCGACATGCATGCGCTGTATGTCTATTTCAAAGAGGGTGTGAAGCCGGTCGAACAACCGAATGTTGAAACTGCCCTGCCGTTCCCGTTCAACATGCGTATTGCGATGGCGGGCTGGAACATGATGTATCTTGACAGCACGCCGTTTAAGCCGGATCCGTCGAAAAGTGAACAATGGAACCGCGGTGCGTATCTGGTCAACGGTGCCGGTCACTGTGATACCTGTCATACGCCACGTAACCTGATGATGGGTTCTGTGACCGATAAACCGCTGGCAGGCGGCATGGTCGGCCCGTGGTATGCCCCGAATATCAGCTCGGATCCGGTCAGTGGTATTGGTAACTGGTCGCAACCTCAGCTGGTGGAATACCTGAAAACGGGCCGCACCGCCGGGAAAAACCAGGCAGCGGGCGGTATGGCGGAAGCGGTTCAAAACAGTCTGCAATACATGTCTGACAGTGACCTGAACGCGATTGCTTTCTACCTGAAAAACAGCACGCCGGTGCGTGACCCGCGTGATACGCAGGCGGCGGACACCTTCGGTAAACCGGTGAACGTGGAAGAAGGTTTACGCGGCGCGCACCCGTTTAATGCGAACAAAACCATCGACAACGGTGCGGCACTGTTCAGCGGTTATTGCGCCAGTTGCCACCAGCCGGACGGTTCTGGCAGCGAAAATCAGGCATATCCGTCGCTGTTCAACAATACCGCCACCGGCATGGGTAATGCGTCTAACCTGATTTCCGCCATTCTTTACGGCGTGGATCGACAGGTCGGCGACCATCACGTACTGATGCCGAAATTTGGCGTGGGCTCGTATGTCGGTCAGTTAGATGATCAGCAGATTGCTGACATCTCCAACTACGTGCTGAAAAACTACGGCAATGCGACCATTCAGGTCAGCGCACATGATGTCGCGGTGTTACGCGCAGGCGGTCCGGTGACATTACTGGCGAAACTGCAACCGTTTATGGCTCCTGCAATGGTGGCTGGCGTGATTGTTCTGCTGGTGCTGATTTTCTGGCTTGGCCGGAAACGCAAAACCAAAGCAGCGTAA
- a CDS encoding GMC family oxidoreductase, which yields MKKPEFTADGDASADVIVVGSGIVGGMIADQLVSQGYSVLVLEAGLRIERAQAVENWRNMPFENRAGSDFQGLYPQSEKAPAPLYFPENNYVHLTGPSASSFKQGYLRTVGGTTWHWAASCWRHVPNDFKMKTLYGVGRDWPISYDELEPYYCRAEEEIGVAGPNDPELQSPSERSKPYPMEQVPYGYGDTRFAEIVNPHGYRSVPIPQGRSTRPWNGRPTCCGNNNCQPICPIGAMYNGIAHVERAENKGAVVLAEAVVYKIDTDENNNVTAVHWLDNQKKSHKATGKVFALACNGIETPRLLLMAANEKNPNGIANSSDHVGRNMMDHSGFHCTFIAKEPLWIGRGPAQSSCLVGPRDGDFRKDYSANKMILNNISRVIPATSKALQMGLVGKELDEEIRRRSIFGVDLSISLEPLPDPNNRLTLSTTRKDPHGLPCPDIHYDVGDYVRKGAEAAHKQLEHIGSLFMAEEFNITTSLNANNHIMGGTIMGSDPKDSVVNGECRAHDHANLWLPGGGAIPSSSVVNSTLTMAALGLKAADDMAKKLAGAA from the coding sequence ATGAAAAAACCAGAATTTACGGCAGACGGCGATGCGTCTGCTGATGTGATTGTTGTCGGTTCCGGTATCGTGGGCGGCATGATTGCCGATCAGCTGGTCAGCCAGGGATATTCCGTTCTGGTGCTGGAAGCAGGTTTGCGCATTGAGCGCGCGCAGGCCGTTGAAAACTGGCGCAACATGCCTTTCGAAAACCGCGCTGGCTCTGACTTCCAGGGGCTTTACCCGCAGTCTGAAAAAGCCCCCGCACCGCTGTACTTCCCGGAAAATAACTACGTCCATCTGACCGGGCCGAGCGCCAGCAGCTTCAAACAAGGTTATCTGCGCACCGTCGGCGGCACCACCTGGCACTGGGCAGCATCCTGCTGGCGTCACGTTCCCAACGATTTCAAAATGAAAACGTTGTACGGCGTGGGCCGCGACTGGCCAATTTCCTATGATGAACTCGAACCTTATTACTGCCGTGCTGAAGAAGAAATCGGCGTAGCCGGTCCCAATGACCCTGAGTTGCAGTCGCCTTCTGAGCGCAGCAAACCCTATCCGATGGAACAGGTGCCTTACGGTTACGGCGACACCCGTTTTGCTGAAATCGTTAACCCGCACGGTTACCGTTCCGTGCCAATTCCGCAGGGTCGCAGTACGCGTCCGTGGAATGGCCGCCCGACCTGTTGTGGCAACAACAACTGCCAGCCAATCTGCCCGATTGGTGCGATGTATAACGGAATTGCGCACGTCGAACGCGCTGAGAACAAAGGTGCCGTGGTACTGGCTGAAGCGGTGGTCTACAAAATTGACACGGATGAAAACAACAATGTGACCGCCGTTCACTGGCTGGATAATCAGAAGAAATCGCATAAAGCGACCGGTAAAGTGTTCGCGCTGGCCTGTAACGGCATCGAGACGCCACGCCTGTTGCTGATGGCCGCGAACGAAAAAAATCCAAACGGTATCGCCAATTCGTCTGATCATGTTGGTCGTAACATGATGGATCACTCCGGTTTCCACTGCACGTTTATCGCCAAAGAGCCGCTGTGGATCGGCCGTGGTCCGGCGCAGAGCAGTTGTCTGGTCGGCCCGCGCGATGGCGATTTCCGCAAAGACTATTCTGCCAACAAAATGATCCTCAACAACATCAGCCGCGTGATCCCTGCGACCTCTAAAGCGTTGCAGATGGGGCTGGTGGGCAAAGAGCTGGATGAGGAAATCCGCCGCCGTTCCATCTTTGGCGTGGATTTGTCCATCAGCCTGGAACCGCTGCCGGATCCAAATAACCGCCTGACACTCAGCACCACCCGTAAAGATCCACACGGTTTGCCGTGCCCGGATATTCACTACGATGTCGGGGATTACGTGCGCAAAGGCGCGGAAGCGGCTCACAAGCAGCTTGAGCACATCGGTTCCCTGTTCATGGCAGAAGAATTCAATATCACCACCAGCCTGAACGCCAACAACCACATCATGGGCGGCACCATCATGGGCAGTGATCCGAAAGATTCTGTAGTCAACGGCGAATGCCGCGCACACGACCACGCTAACCTGTGGTTGCCGGGCGGCGGCGCGATCCCGTCCTCCAGCGTGGTGAACAGTACGCTGACTATGGCCGCACTCGGCCTGAAAGCCGCCGATGATATGGCGAAAAAACTGGCAGGTGCCGCATGA
- a CDS encoding sorbitol dehydrogenase family protein, whose product MENDPSIIGSNTPENGTGFSRRELLKGLTSAMVATTLLGFPFLSQAEKETATQDPVIFGQFYLVSQAITEHKNISEGSSAQIFNAFYRSQPDFPAQVSKLHALVKPGQAAKDLQEVAKQNGLGELVTRIVTAWYTGTVGHGTDSILIAYKDALMYRPVSDGLIVPTYCGNGPLYFTAAPPAAAMPESMNADRFTNPSETHVVSKA is encoded by the coding sequence ATGGAAAACGATCCTTCAATCATTGGAAGCAACACACCCGAAAATGGAACCGGTTTCAGTCGTCGTGAACTCCTCAAAGGCCTGACGTCTGCGATGGTGGCAACTACCCTGCTCGGTTTCCCGTTCCTGAGCCAGGCGGAGAAAGAAACCGCCACGCAGGATCCGGTTATCTTCGGCCAGTTCTACCTGGTATCGCAGGCTATCACTGAACATAAAAATATCAGCGAAGGCTCTTCCGCACAGATTTTCAACGCATTCTATCGCTCACAACCCGACTTCCCTGCGCAGGTCAGCAAACTACACGCGCTGGTGAAACCCGGTCAGGCAGCGAAGGATTTGCAGGAAGTGGCAAAGCAAAACGGTTTGGGTGAACTGGTGACCCGCATCGTCACCGCCTGGTATACTGGCACGGTTGGACATGGAACCGATTCCATTTTAATTGCATACAAAGATGCGCTGATGTATCGCCCGGTCAGTGACGGCCTGATTGTGCCCACTTACTGCGGAAACGGTCCGCTGTACTTCACCGCCGCACCTCCCGCCGCTGCGATGCCTGAATCCATGAATGCTGATCGTTTTACTAATCCTTCTGAAACACATGTTGTGAGCAAAGCCTGA
- a CDS encoding YejG family protein, producing MNNIQLSVVHRLPQSYRWLSGFAGIKVEPIPLPGNDEDNNLIGLKLLSHEGEFAWQVMHQLTDALEDIQVKAAIVEIDGEPCLFVHREDESATLCCLKNIGAAIAESVTALYPF from the coding sequence GTGAATAATATCCAACTTTCGGTAGTACATCGTTTGCCGCAAAGTTATCGCTGGTTGTCAGGTTTTGCGGGTATCAAAGTTGAACCGATTCCGCTGCCTGGTAATGATGAAGATAACAATCTGATCGGCCTGAAACTGCTCAGCCATGAGGGCGAATTCGCCTGGCAGGTGATGCATCAGCTCACTGATGCATTAGAAGATATTCAGGTAAAAGCGGCGATTGTTGAAATCGACGGCGAGCCGTGTTTATTCGTTCATCGTGAAGATGAAAGTGCCACGCTCTGCTGCCTGAAAAATATCGGCGCAGCGATCGCGGAATCTGTAACCGCACTTTATCCTTTCTGA
- the yejF gene encoding microcin C ABC transporter ATP-binding protein YejF, with translation MTDAALSAPLLQIKNLSVAFRQGKQQREVVSNVSLDIRAGETLALVGESGSGKSVTALSVLRLLPSSVVYPQGDILFAGQSLLNADASTLRQIRGNQISMIFQEPMVSLNPLHTIEKQLTEVLTLHRNLHGDAARTEILRCLDRVGIRQAASRLRDFPHQLSGGERQRVMIAMAVLTRPKLLIADEPTTALDVSVQAQILSLLDELKQEMGMAMLFITHNLRIVRRLADTVAVMQHGRVVEQQSRTALFSQPQHPYTRQLLQAEPQGRPQPLTGKPPVLLDVKNLDVGFPVKRGLLRRTVGIKHAVNQVSFQLRRGESLGVVGESGSGKSTTGLALLRLLKSQGEIWFDGQPLHAFSRKKMLPFRSRIQVVFQDPFSALNPRFTVGQIIAEGLLVHRNVSEQARDKAVIRAMQEVGLDPQSRHRYPTEFSGGQRQRIAIARALILQPEMLILDEPTSSLDKSVQAQILTILSELQQRHGLTYLFISHDLHVVRALCHQLMVLRNGEVVEQGECEQIFTAPQQAYTRELLAASEAFDTHQR, from the coding sequence ATGACAGACGCTGCGTTATCCGCCCCGTTACTGCAAATCAAAAATCTCAGCGTCGCATTCCGTCAGGGAAAACAGCAACGTGAAGTGGTCAGCAATGTATCGCTCGATATCCGTGCCGGTGAAACCCTGGCGCTGGTGGGTGAATCCGGCTCCGGCAAAAGCGTCACTGCGCTGTCAGTGTTGCGTCTGCTGCCCTCTTCCGTGGTCTATCCGCAAGGCGACATTCTGTTTGCTGGCCAATCCTTACTGAACGCAGATGCCAGCACATTGCGCCAGATCCGTGGCAACCAGATTTCGATGATATTTCAGGAACCGATGGTGTCGCTAAATCCGCTGCATACCATCGAAAAACAGCTGACTGAAGTGCTGACGCTGCACCGTAATCTTCACGGTGATGCAGCACGCACTGAAATTCTGCGCTGTCTGGATCGCGTGGGTATTCGTCAGGCAGCCTCGCGCCTGCGGGATTTTCCGCACCAGCTTTCCGGCGGTGAACGCCAGCGCGTGATGATTGCCATGGCGGTGCTAACCAGGCCAAAGCTGCTGATTGCCGATGAACCAACCACCGCGCTGGACGTCTCCGTGCAGGCGCAGATTTTATCGCTGCTCGACGAGCTCAAGCAGGAAATGGGGATGGCGATGCTGTTTATCACCCATAACCTGCGCATAGTGCGCCGTCTGGCAGACACCGTAGCAGTCATGCAACACGGGCGCGTCGTGGAGCAGCAATCACGTACCGCACTTTTCAGTCAGCCTCAGCACCCTTATACCCGCCAGCTGTTACAAGCCGAACCACAGGGTCGCCCGCAGCCGCTGACCGGTAAACCGCCTGTTCTGCTGGATGTGAAAAATCTGGATGTCGGTTTTCCCGTCAAACGCGGCCTGCTGCGTCGCACGGTCGGCATCAAACACGCGGTGAACCAGGTCAGTTTCCAGCTTCGCCGGGGAGAAAGTCTCGGTGTGGTGGGCGAGTCCGGTTCAGGCAAAAGCACCACCGGGCTGGCATTGCTGCGTTTGCTCAAATCGCAAGGGGAAATCTGGTTTGACGGCCAGCCACTGCATGCTTTCTCGCGCAAGAAAATGCTGCCGTTCCGCAGCCGGATTCAGGTGGTGTTTCAGGATCCTTTCTCTGCGTTAAATCCGCGCTTTACCGTCGGGCAAATCATCGCTGAAGGTCTGCTGGTGCATCGCAACGTCAGTGAACAGGCGCGCGATAAAGCAGTGATCCGCGCAATGCAGGAAGTGGGGTTGGATCCGCAATCCCGCCACCGCTACCCGACGGAGTTTTCTGGCGGCCAGCGCCAGCGTATCGCGATCGCCCGTGCGTTAATTTTACAACCGGAAATGCTGATCCTGGATGAACCTACGTCGTCGCTGGATAAATCGGTTCAGGCGCAGATTCTGACCATTTTAAGTGAGTTACAGCAACGTCACGGCCTGACATATCTGTTTATCAGTCATGATTTACACGTGGTGCGGGCTTTGTGCCATCAGCTGATGGTGTTGCGAAACGGAGAAGTGGTCGAACAGGGAGAGTGTGAGCAGATTTTTACTGCACCGCAGCAGGCTTATACCCGCGAATTACTGGCCGCGTCAGAGGCTTTCGACACCCACCAGCGCTGA